The Euwallacea similis isolate ESF13 chromosome 7, ESF131.1, whole genome shotgun sequence genome has a window encoding:
- the PGAP3 gene encoding post-GPI attachment to proteins factor 3 isoform X2: MLKIITYLVVVVVGVTFASIGDRSPVYQRCLDRCQILNCSEDGTVFVSDHHQAIHLKTLAWSCLDECKYNCMWKTVDSFHQRNWKTPQFHGKICCNAWFWSAIFHARDFPLTELLDYACAFSIVLVNCYVMQIRVFRYILPKFLHIILTVFFLAFFANHTSYLSMGRFDYEYNMQLNVIVGTITAICWFIWAVLKRTKQPYVWKCSVYVAMTGLVLLLEIIDQPPIFYIFDCHSLWHLATAPLIVLIYSFAIDDCCYLRKTEIEAAADKYRSKIR, translated from the exons atgttaaaaataataacttatttAGTTGTTGTGGTGGTAGGGGTGACTTTTGCCTCAATTGGAGACAGATCTCCAGTTTACCAAAGATGTTTGGATAGGTgccaaatattaaattgttcaGAAG ATGGAACAGTTTTTGTGTCAGACCATCATCAAGCAATTCACTTAAAAACATTAGCATGGTCCTGCTTGGATGAATGTAAATATAACTGTATGTGGAAAACAGTGGACTCCTTTCACCAACGCAACTGGAAAACTCCACAGTTTCatggaaaa atATGTTGTAATGCTTGGTTCTGGTCAGCAATATTCCATGCCAGGGATTTTCCATTGACTGAATTATTAGACTATGCCTGTGCTTTTTCTATAGTATTAGTTAATTGCTATGTGATGCAAATCAG ggTTTTTAGATATATCCTTCCTAAATTTCTGCATATTATCCTAACTGTTTTTTTCTTGGCGTTTTTTGCCAACCACACTTCGTATTTGAGTATGGGAAGGTTTGATTATGAATATAACATGCAACTTAATGTTATAGTTG GAACCATAACAGCCATTTGTTGGTTTATTTGGGCTGTCTTAAAACGAACCAAACAACCTTACGTGTGGAAATGTTCGGTATATGTAGCGATGACTGGGCTGGTTCTTTTGCTGGAAATCATCGACCAACCGCCGATATTTTATATCTTCGACTGTCATTCCTTATGGCATTTAGCCACTGCACCATTAATTGTACTGATATACAG TTTTGCAATTGACGATTGTTGTTATCTGAGGAAAACAGAAATCGAAGCAGCCGCCGACAAGTACCGATCCAAAATCCGGTGA
- the PGAP3 gene encoding post-GPI attachment to proteins factor 3 isoform X1, whose translation MLKIITYLVVVVVGVTFASIGDRSPVYQRCLDRCQILNCSEDGTVFVSDHHQAIHLKTLAWSCLDECKYNCMWKTVDSFHQRNWKTPQFHGKWPFIRLFGIQEPASFVFSLLNLLVHLKMIKKFHRQVRSDSPLYWLWFGFCLICCNAWFWSAIFHARDFPLTELLDYACAFSIVLVNCYVMQIRVFRYILPKFLHIILTVFFLAFFANHTSYLSMGRFDYEYNMQLNVIVGTITAICWFIWAVLKRTKQPYVWKCSVYVAMTGLVLLLEIIDQPPIFYIFDCHSLWHLATAPLIVLIYSFAIDDCCYLRKTEIEAAADKYRSKIR comes from the exons atgttaaaaataataacttatttAGTTGTTGTGGTGGTAGGGGTGACTTTTGCCTCAATTGGAGACAGATCTCCAGTTTACCAAAGATGTTTGGATAGGTgccaaatattaaattgttcaGAAG ATGGAACAGTTTTTGTGTCAGACCATCATCAAGCAATTCACTTAAAAACATTAGCATGGTCCTGCTTGGATGAATGTAAATATAACTGTATGTGGAAAACAGTGGACTCCTTTCACCAACGCAACTGGAAAACTCCACAGTTTCatggaaaa TGGCCTTTTATAAGGTTATTTGGGATTCAAGAACCAGCTTCTTTTGtcttttctttgttaaatttactAGTCCACTTGAAGATGATCAAAAAGTTCCATAGGCAAGTGAGATCAGATAGTCCATTGTACTGGTTGTGGTTTGGTTTTTGTTTG atATGTTGTAATGCTTGGTTCTGGTCAGCAATATTCCATGCCAGGGATTTTCCATTGACTGAATTATTAGACTATGCCTGTGCTTTTTCTATAGTATTAGTTAATTGCTATGTGATGCAAATCAG ggTTTTTAGATATATCCTTCCTAAATTTCTGCATATTATCCTAACTGTTTTTTTCTTGGCGTTTTTTGCCAACCACACTTCGTATTTGAGTATGGGAAGGTTTGATTATGAATATAACATGCAACTTAATGTTATAGTTG GAACCATAACAGCCATTTGTTGGTTTATTTGGGCTGTCTTAAAACGAACCAAACAACCTTACGTGTGGAAATGTTCGGTATATGTAGCGATGACTGGGCTGGTTCTTTTGCTGGAAATCATCGACCAACCGCCGATATTTTATATCTTCGACTGTCATTCCTTATGGCATTTAGCCACTGCACCATTAATTGTACTGATATACAG TTTTGCAATTGACGATTGTTGTTATCTGAGGAAAACAGAAATCGAAGCAGCCGCCGACAAGTACCGATCCAAAATCCGGTGA
- the LOC136410052 gene encoding uncharacterized protein, whose protein sequence is MTSFSDGKTSNKQNYFKIRNETQNRRSTEPKSRHTAKEYAYESESRRQGKKEDCQTLPDSGTAAEVSPCSSKEESKLSFKKDVAAKGDKKAQGSPKNAKRKMKSKKEIICNKCRRLKRGYDSGGHNNIIVSNYPQSHGTVLIKMQSKDSTREFDRIMAELNYQKSEIERLNDMYQKMIKSKESQKFTGSSKYNSKKASDASPCGCGRGFKPNRAPS, encoded by the exons ATGACTTCGTTTTCAG ACGGTAAaacctcaaataaacaaaattatttcaaaataagaaatgaGACTCAGAACAGACGAAGCACTGAACCGAAATCTCGACACACTGCCAAAGAATATGCATATGAAAGTGAATCTAGACGCCAAGGAAAAAAGGAGGACTGTCAG ACTTTGCCGGATTCAGGTACAGCAGCCGAAGTTTCCCCTTGTTCCTCTAAGGAGGAATCCAAATTAAGTTTCAAAAAAGATGTTGCAGCAAAAGGAGataaaaaag CTCAAGGTTCACCAAAGAacgcaaaaagaaaaatgaaaagcaAGAAAGAGATCATTTGTAACAAATGTCGACGGCTGAAAAGGGGCTACGATAGCGGTGGTCACAATAATATCATTGTATCTAACTATCCGCAAAGCCATGGAACAGTGCTCATAAAG ATGCAAAGCAAAGACTCAACCCGGGAATTCGATAGAATCATGGCCGAATTAAACTATCAGAAGAGTGAGATTGAACGACTAAACGATATGTACCAGAAGATGATAAAGAGCAAAGAATCACAAAAGTTCACAGGGAGTAGTAAGTATAACAGTAAAAAAGCATCAGACGCCTCCCCCTGTGGGTGCGGTCGCGGCTTCAAACCAAACAGGGCTCCCTCGTGA
- the LOC136410054 gene encoding uncharacterized protein translates to MESKKGHVSLLGDTPMASSDEDYYEEGMQISKLQSQANGVDADIETDTSEPQMKEAKWKFKSRVLMWLKKSWINLKHKSEECRRNCKGKEAKVYISQVFSFCQNTAKGAAMGTWKFVKKKFQ, encoded by the exons ATGGAGTCGAAAAAGGGGCATGTGAGTTTACTCGGAGACACGCCCATGGCAAGCAGTGACGAAGATTATTACGAAGAAGGGATGCAAATCTCGAAACTGCAATCACAAGCTAATGGCGTGGATGCAGATATTGAAACTGACACCAGTGAACCGCAAATGAAGGAAGCGAAATGGAAGTTTAAGAGTAGGGTATTGATGTGGCTGAAAAAGTCTTGGATTAACTTGAAACATAAGAGTGAGGAGTGTAGAAGAAATTGTAAGGGGAAGGAGGCGAAGGTTTATATTAGTCAGGTGTTCAGTTTCTGCCAGAATACCGCTAAGGGAGCTGCTATGGGTACCTGGAAAT ttgtTAAGAAGAAGTTCCAGTGA